A region of the Arctopsyche grandis isolate Sample6627 chromosome 10, ASM5162203v2, whole genome shotgun sequence genome:
taaaatatatatatcacagGTGATTTTCTAATTTTGCAGTGATGATCAAACAGCCGGAAATTtcatcatttaataataaaataaaataaatttggtcTATGGACATCTGAATTTATTTACTATtcctaaattatatgtatacatatattatatttatgatttgaTTGAATATAAATCGATTGCTAGATAATACACAAAAGGCAATATAAAAACAATCGACACATCAAAATTACAACAGTTTTCAATTAGGACAAAATGAATCGACAATCGAGCATCCTAATCGTTACTCTTTTAGgaggtatttatttttaaaagttgtaacaatgtgtatatacatttatatcttattacatattttgaccATATTTGTAGTAATTGGATCGGCAAAATCTGAGGAAAAATCTCTTAGGTTTATCCAATTTCCAGATGAAACAGGCATTTTGCATTGGATCGATCTAGAAAATGATAATCTTCCACAGCACAAGTTCAATCCTGAAgacgatataaaatatttattacacagtaggtatgtacatatctcacattattcgaaaatatataaaaaataaattcgaagTGACGTATACTGTTATATAAAcaacattttgaaatattatttcagGGGAAGCGGTCAAAACCCAGAAGAATTTTTCAAAGGGAATAACGATAGCATATTTGCTACGAAATTCGATTCGAGAAAACCGGTCAAAATATCCATACATGGATGGACAGGAGATGGTGAAAACGAGAACAATAAAGTTCTAGTTGATGGTAAGTATTatactgtattatatttgtcCAAATATGcctttttgttaattttaaatgtaaatattaatacatactttacatgtatattttttttagcatttttaaGTGCGATGGATGTAAATGTAATTGTCATCGATTGGGGAATTGGAGCTAGTGCTGATTATGTTACATCGGCTCGATATGTTCCTTTGGTTGGAGCCAAAGTTGGTGAATTGATTGATTGGTTGAACATTTTGGGAGTTCCATTTTCTAATTTTCACGTCTTGGGACACAGCTTGGGAGGCCATATTGCAGGAATTTCAGGAAGATCAGCAACTAGAGGAAAAGTTGAATATATTTCAGGTTATTTAAGATTTGTTTGTAATTTaacaaatatgtagatatgatttaaaatgtgatttgttGTAGGAATGGATCCAGCTTTCCCATTATGGGGTAGTAATAGTGAAAGGATCAGAGCTTCTGATGGGAAATACGTAGAGATTAGCCATACCAATGGTGGTTTATCGGGTTTGATGGAACCGATTGGACACACTGATTTCTATCCGAACGGTGGTGTAGTTATGCCAGGGTGTTCTACAATAGATGTACGATGTTCTCACAATCGTGCTTATCACTATATGGCAGATTCCATAGACCATGAACGTTTTATGGCAGACAAGTGTAATAGTGTGGAGGAAATTAGTAGCAACACCTGCGCCAATGTCGGAAAATTGCATATGGGAGGAGCGAAAACTAAATTAGGGtgattgtaaatttttttgtcaaatgtgtcacaataaaaatattaaaattaatgtctttatattattttttaggtCTCAAGGAATTTATGCTCTCAAAACTAATGCAGAAAAACCATACTATCAAGGATAATAAATTAAAGCCTTTGTCTGTACTTACTTATATCGATATTATAtcactaaaattttgtatataaattgaggtatctttttttttctttacttttatttttgaagtaagaaaattttgtattgtaatattaaaatcatttaaataatgagtttctaatgtaataaaaaaaccaaaaataaacCAAAGATAAATATTATCGtcagtatacataatatattgttttCTTTGATTTACTGATAATATTTGAACATTCATTTCAGTTTCTcaatagttttgatttttatttaaaatatcagtagcatcatttacagccattcaccatccattgcttACACGGTtacattcatctctgttttgcgcaaatctcattcatctcactcccacacatttttctaatttttcaaAACACTCATCTTCGTTGTGGCCTTCCCTTCAACCTTTTACATTCCTTCCGGTACCATTCCTTCACTTCTGTTGTCCAcatttcgtctattcttctagctacgtgacccgatcattgtcatttcaatctcctcACTCTCTTCACCATATCAACTATttcatatataatgtaatattaattccGCATTATCTGTGAAgtgacaatattttttaagtcacttcaaaaaatatttttaaaaagtgatAAAGTGCtctaagaaaaagaaaaatttaaacatatttttttaaattgttactTATAATTGATTATATATTGTGTATAGTTTGATTAACTTTCTGATAACCACAAATGGGCTTATATcccgatcgtacctttccatatcttgttggtaactttttattgaactggatcgattcaactgttgatcttggggttgcattccagagtgacctaaatttcgCTATTCACATCGACTCTGTGTGTtcctctgcctcacgaatgcttgagtttgtctttcgtaattctcgacactaccataatcccgctgttttgagattgctgtacaatgctctagttaggagtatcttggaatacgcctctataatcttgaatccttacactaagtctctaAGTCTTtatctgtgaagcttgaacttgtccaaagacgatttctcagactgctttataaggagtaATATgagatttacccatacttatttccttcaaaattcgtcatgggtatggtcggctacacttctcttgaccacaggaggagtgttgctcTCATCAAGtttttgttttccatatttagaggctgtatctcctgtccgtctatcctggctgagttgggccttcatgctccagagagtgtgatatggatccgccatcgtcccctttttcacactcctttggctagaactgtggcattttgttattctcccattcctcgcggcctccgtttcttaaattcactggatggtgccattgacatttgtcatgtctctcttcattctctgcaccaattcctaagttatggaggtcgcgaccatttagaaaggttaagttggtgattttaattatgattttattatgatttcatgttttatttagttatcctttccttatttaatttgtatatttgtatatgtaatttgttttttaacttatattttttactattgtacttcttaatctttttagcacactcgtcgctttggagcaatctgttagacgattgtgcttgattaattgatttttgtaaaataaaaataaaaaaatatacatatatgtacatacatatacataccatATATACGACTGATACAGCGAGAAAAACAGCATTTCTGTCGTGAAATTCAAATTGAACGATTTTTACTTGTCTTAATGGTAGCTCTCTTGGAAGGTGTTGATCACaagagtacatatacatatgtatacatacaaatataacgtCAGTGATAttagtttttaaaattgaaactaaTTAAATCTTGCTGTATCTGCATCTCTAACATTAGAAGAAGCATCACCTCGGTTTATCCAATTTATagacataaaatataaacaatagacTTGGAGCGACGTGTCCAAAACAGCAGTAACTGACCCGAACAATTCAtaatatacagcagtacatgtcaccgaaacgtttTTCAAATCAAGCAGAAAggattttctttggccactgtaaAAATATGTGTGTTATAATAGTGAGTGCACCCATACTTACGAAAGTGTTTCCATGTGCATTGAATATTTTCTGaatcgtcatattgtgacaatattgactcgaagaTATggcaatgtatgtaaatgtaagcCAATTTTGCCTTGAACtcgttaaaaaaaagtatgaacgTACACGGGCGGCTGTATAGTATGATTAGAAGTTGTCTATCCCGTGCATTGTTGCGCCGGGATGTTGACGCGCATTGCTGGATAATATGAACGAACCTTAAACAAACACGATACGAGCAATTAATTACACCGTTTGGAGAAGAAGATAAAATAACATACAACAATCGTTTATAAATCTATTTATAAACGATTGTTGTATTGATCTGATAATCACGTAcgtgttaatatatgtattaatatatttattttaggcTTACATAGATCCAATACTTCCTCTATGGAGCTAATACAAGTCAAAGGCTCAGATCTTCCGATGGAAAGTACGTTGAGATAATCCACACTAATGGTTGTTTGATGGACATGAGATTTTTGGCCATGCGGTTTTTATCCTAATGGTGGTAGAATTATGTAATGATatgtctttttatttatatatcagaTTCTATTGACCATGAAGGATTTATGGCTAATAAAGGTAATGATTTCGGAAAAGTTTCTAGCAATAGCTGAGCTAATATTAGAAAATAACGGATAAAGGAGGatcaaaaattgaaatcaagTGGTAATCAAACGTTTGATGATATTTTAAgagtgatttttaattaatatacctTGTAAAATCTTTTGTTTATAGATATTAAGGAGTTTATTATCTTAAGACAATGGTGAAAAACCGTTGATTAActtgttgtattttattattgttatgtttTAAATAAGTTGTTTGtggaaatgtttaaaatatgaaaaatttcaattatgaaatataactagatttatatcttaatattattatgatttagaAATACGACATGAAGGTGATTATTGTTTTCTGGTTgagtaatttattaaaacaacGTCTTTGTATTGTTGAATTTTTAGATAAGCATATACGTAAATTAATATAAGTAATTGTtttgtcgaaaaaaaaaacagttgttAGAAGATATTCAAAATGGAACGatttttaatcataataatagtGGCTCTTTTAGgcggtatttttattacattactcAAATattcgatattaaaaaaataaattttttatcttagatttatattatatttcagcgACTGCCTCTCCGATATTGGAAAAAAACCTACCTCGATTCATACAATTTCCCGACGGAGATGGAGTTATGCATTGGATAGATTTAGAAGATGACAATCTTCCACCGAATAGGTTCGATCCCGATGcagatatgaaatatttaatgtacAATAGGTAAGTTAAAATTGGATTACGTCTGTTTTGAGCGTTGCCAAGACTTTAGCGTTCACTCAAATGAAACTTTCACTTGTCAATTTTAGGGAAAATGCTCAAACTCCAGTGGAATTTTCCAAAGGTAACAATGAAAGCATATTAGCTACAAAGTTTGATCCAAAAAAACCAGTGAAAATAACCATTCATGGATGGGGAAGCAGTGGTGGGAGTAAGATGAATTTGGTGCTGGCTGAcggtaaaaatcttttaataatatgatgatttataaattataatgcaAATTGATTGATTTGGTCATTTTTATTTAGCATTTTTGAGTGTCATGGATGTGAATGTGATCGTGGTTGATTGGGCAGAGGGTGCCAGTGGTGATTACATTACATCTAGTCTCAACGTTCCTCGAGCTGGAGAAAAAGTTGGTGAATTGATGGATTGGCTGAATGTTTTGGGAGTTCCCTTTTCCAATATTCATGTTTTGGGATATAGTTTGGGTGGCCATGTGGCCGGAGTTTCAGGCAGAACTGCGACTAGAGGAGTTGTGGAATATATTACAGGTAAATATTTGTTCTTATAATTAGATATTTGAGTGTGATATCTATGCTTCACGAGtgttcatttatatattatgttttctGTTAGGTTTAGATCCAGCATTTCCTCTTTGGACTAGTACAAGCCAAAGGATCAGACCTTCCGATGGAAAATATGTTGAAGTTATCCATACCAATGGCGGTTATTTGGGCTTAATGGAACCAGTGGGTCAAACAGATTTTTATCCAAATGGTGGTAGAGTCATGCCTGGGTGTACTGTCATCGACACAGGCTGCTCTCACAGCCATTCTTTCCTCTACATGGCTGATTCCATAGATCATGAAGGGTTCATGGCAAACAAATGCAGCGGAGTGGAAGAGATTGGCACTGACACTTGCGCCAACAATGGAAAATTGCATATGGGAGGCTCTAAAATTAAATTAGGGTAATTATAATGTTTTAGATGTTTTTTTAGATATCCAagaatcatttttatttcaaataattttaatttttagatatgAGGGGGTATATGCTCTTAAAACGAATGTCGAAAAGCCATACTATCAAGGATGATTACATTAGtttaacatattataatatgtatgtatgtttgtatgtattcgcatatattatattgaaagcgtgtaacaatttaataaaaagttgtattaaaattaaaatttggaatTTATTTCACTATAAGCTAACTAAAActaaaaatactataatatgattacttaCTAACGTTAAACAACAAAAGACAATTGTATATCCAATGATAGATATCTCAGACAAGCACGCATgggttaaattataaaataaatgattttataaaaaatagccAAATGCAACGTTTTTTAACCATCTTGACCATCTTAACAATAATGACCCTTTTGAAAGGTATTTCAAAATAATGCCATTAATTAATGATATAattattatagtaattttattatagtatctatttatatgtatttctgaTACTGCATCTCTAATACTGCTACTGTATCTCTGGGAGAGAAACCAAGTTGATTCATATAGTTTTCCGGTGGAGAGAGCCATATATTGGATAGATTTAGAAGGTGATAACATTGACGCAAGTTCGGAAAACAATCTTGGATAGCTGatggtaataaaataataagttatgtattctataaaatgtattataaatcaaataaaattgaaaaaataatattgttaaaGCATTTTTAAGTGCAATGGATGTAAATATTATGGTTGTCGATTGGAAGTGGTAATTATGTTATAGCAAGTTTTAATGGTAAATAAGCTGTAGTAAAAGCTGTTAAATTAATTGGTTGGTTGAACATTTTGGGAGTTCgcttttttgtttttcatttacatattatgaCTCATTTTGGAAGGCTAATTGGAGGAACTGTCAAATATATAACAGGTGTTTTTCACTTCTTAAACTATCATCagactatatatttttattcatatttatcatatttataagaTCTCTTAGAAATGGATTCCGATTTTCTTCTTTGGGGTAATGCGATCCAAAAGATCTTACCGTTTGATGGAAAATAAAGCCATATCCATACTATGGTGGTTTCTCAGGATGAATTAAATTAGTTGGATATACACACATTTATCCTAATGGTGGTAAAAATATGCTAGATTAGTCATAAGTAGATGTTTAATGTAAACAATAGGACGTAAAGTATGAGCAATATGGATTGCGTATACATATGTGCTTATATTTTACGCCTTATAGATCTATATCAAAAGAAATAGCTAATTAAAGTAATCTTAATTTGAAGTGCTATACTTGATATAACATATTAACGGTATCTTTGACATACGTGTATAGATTTTATCTCTAATTTCATTATGACGtgcaaaattttttcaaaaaaaaaaaacaatcaaaacgTCAATGATGACGTACATATTAGATTATTAGCAAAATATGccaccacatatgtacatacatgtgtatatgtatataatagataaGGAAAATGAGTATTTAGATACAGaatgaatttcataatatataagtataattttaataaacttatATAGGTACTATTAGTTTGCCAAATCTTTAAAGGCTTAATTCGATggcaaaaataatctaataataataactctATTGTctcaaaacaaatatataatttacccACAATCTCTACGAGATACATCTGATAAACATATCTTGATAAATTCACATAAAATtcagtgaattaaaaaaattgttttagtaTCAAAAGACAATCACAATGAAGGCAGTTTTTGTTTGCTTTTTCCTCATATTCTGCAAAGGTATTAaagtactatacatacatacacacatacatataacaccaaaatagtatttaatattatgatgaaaacgtaatttttataatattctttAGCACAATGCACACCAATTCAAGAAAAAGAATTCGAAATCATTAAATTCGTCGATGAAAAAGGCATTTTGCGTGTAATAGATCTTAATGATGATACGCCACCTACTGTCAGATTCGATCCCGAAGTAGATATAGAATATGGAGTATATACCAGGCTAGATTTGAATCAtgaagtaattatttttttatatttttgtcgaagtaattgattaaattaataaataaacatttcagGAAAAACCCAACCACCccacaaatattcaaaaaaagagACGAGGCAAGTTTGGCAGCAACCAACTTCGATGCTACGAAACCAGTCAAAATAACGATTCATGGGTGGACTGGAGATGCTGAAAGTGGAGTCAACACTGTAGTAGGGCCTggtagatatttttattttattttaaaaagtgtaaTCAATCGAAAACTTATTAAATCAATTCGATTTCAGCTTTCTTAGAAGCCGTAGACGTCAATATTGTAGCAGTCGACTGGTCTAATGGTTCTAGTGGTGGTTATACTCAATCCGTTCGAAATGTACCTGGAGCAGGACAAAGTGTAGCTGACATGATCAATTGGTTAAATTCTTTAGGAGTTCCATATTCGAATATTCACATTTTAGGACACAGCTTGGGAGCTCATGTGGTTGGATTTGCAGGAAGATTGTCGAATGGAACTATAGAATACATAAcaggtttgttttatttaaagcttataaaataaataacggaTATTCAGAATAATAAAATGTGGTTTTTGTGTTCAGGTTTGGATCCAGCCAGTCCTTCTTGGACCAGTAGTTCTGAGCGTTTGAGACGCACTGACGCCAAGTATGTGGAAATCATTCATACGAATATTGGACAATTGGGTCTATTGGATGCCATTGGACACAATGATTTTTATCCTAATGGAGGTGTTCAAATGCCAGGATGCGATGGAAATCTGTATTGTTCTCATTATAGAAGCTGGGAATATATGGCCGATTCTCTCGATCACGAAAAGTTCATGGCTAATCGTTGCAATGATGTAAATGAGATTACCAATGGGAACTGTGCTAACTTGGGTAAACTTTATATGGGTGGTTCGAAGATTAAACCAgggtaatttttaattattttacattaaaaatagcgtgaattacatatattttaaatattaattgattatttaaaaattttatttcagtgatggtgGAATATATGCTTTGAAAACCAATGCTGAAAAACCTtactatattgaataatttgtAATTACACAAGTAGTATaagaaatatatgaatatttttcaaatctttgttgttgtttttatgttaatatattaatatatttaaatagggatatcataatattacaaatatgtacatacatacatatacagctatatttttttatacatatgtacattttatataggtacaacccattgaaaaacattttttttcatgaactcaattttactatacataaatacatattcaaattatttaacaatCTTCAAATTGATTCCATTCAGTCGTATTCGATTTTAGAAACACAGAACACATTCTCAGAAAAAGTGACAGTGGCACGTAGGTGAATTTCACTGGCTATCAACACCGGTCATATCATATTCGCGCAGAATCATTAATGAACCTCACGTCCAGAAACGGCGGTGCAAAAATATTCGCGAGGATTCAATTCGAAGCCATCATTCGCACTCGAGCCATAGTGAGAGTTTGATCGACAATTTCACCTAAAGTGAAGCACTGTAAATGTGAAAAACTTGGATATACAAACGATGAAATGTCAACTGCTGTTAACCTTCTTGGCGTATTCGGGTATGTCGTTAAACTTCTATGTGAATTAGTAACCCGAATTGAATTTGATCTAATTTAAACTTTAGTTTTAGGAGAAATGCTGAATGTAGAAATGCAGTACGATCCCGTATGGATGGCCAGCGTTGCAAGATATCCTCCTGTGCAAGTTGTAAATCGAACTAATGCTATTACTCCGTATACATCTACTGTCGATGTAGAATTTAGATTATTTACAAGGTAGGTGTGtgataaatttgttttaatatgattttttatatattttttttatgaaaaaatggtTACAGGAGGAATCCTGTTGAGTTTCAAACTCTCGATgtagataattcaacattgttGTGGTtgtcaaatttcaatattaaaaggCCGGTGAAAATTTTGGCACACGGCTGGTACAATCATGGTGGTAGTCCCATGCCACAAAATATTAAAGAAGGTCAGTTAGATACAtgctatattaaattaaattgtagaaatgtatgcattaaatttagtgttgttactttctattattataatttgattgATTTCAATTTTCAGCTGAAGTTTTAAGTATCAGAACAATTAATTTACCATTTAATATGTGTATGGTTTTAATCAATGTTTCAGCTTATTTGAACGTGAGCGATTTGAATATAATAGTGGTGGATTGGAACCATGCGGCAAACGTGAATTATATATCAGCCAGTTACAATGTGGCAGATGTAGGTCACCAGCTGACCATGTTTCTCAACTTCCTCATCAGAGAAGGTGTATCCGTGGACGATGTCCATATGATAGGCCACAGTTTGGGAGCCCATGTGGTCGGAATTGCAGGAGCATTCGTGGAGAATGGACCCATCCATACTATTACAggtagtttcaatttttttcataggATAGAAATGCATTATAAAAGCATTGAAATTGAGATGGATGTGCAGTAGAGAAGCGTAGAATGATTATGATATTAAATAGTGATAATTAATTGAAAGAGGTAAAGGTGAGTGAGAAGCATTATTAAATGTTGGAATGTGTACAAATCAATCGtcgaaaatgtatacatatgtaagtgagaggatgaataagaaaataatgaaagctggTTGGAAGTCAAGAGAATGAATAAAGGAAAACGTGTCgagtacattttataaaatgtattctaGATGAGATGGAAGATATATCATATAAGGCTGAACATTTTATCTTCTCAAATCTTAGGATTAGATCCTGCTCTTCCACTTTTCACTGAAGGAAATCGAGACGCACGATTAGATCGCCACGATGCCCAATACGTAGAAGTGATACACACGTGTGGTGGTTATTTAGGTTTTGCTGTTCCTATTGGACACGTTGATTTTTATCCCAATGGTGGTTCAAGTCAGCCAGGATGTGGTACTGATTATAGAGGTATACTTTAATGGTTTAAGTCGACtcttttgaattgttttatttgaataagtTAGTAATAAGCCAAGTTATCAATCAACGTTTCAGGATTCTGTGCTCATAATCGTGCACATAGATTCTTTTCAGAGTCGTTAATATCCGATACACCGTTTGTCGCAGTTCGGTGTGAAAGGTACGAAGGACTTTCAGCAGGATGCTGCACACCTACTGGAGATACCCTCAACATGGGAGGTTTTACTGTCAATTACGGGTATGGTggacttaatttttttgttaaaatttataatgtgctttataaattaaaacaaaatagttcaaataaaatcaaaataaactaataatttttaattgagatCTTTTAAGTTCTAGATTAAAGTGAAATGTTTGcaaatttttgtataactttataGACATTAACTCAAAATACGAACAACTTTGTGTGAATAcactttttatgaaaataattaaatatctttCGTTATCAATTGAACGATCCTaatgtttttgaataaatgagGTGAATGCACTATCAAAAGTTGCattgacatacatattcaaGTATATGTACTTAAGAGTAATGCactttatatgtaatttgatgatAAGATTGTTGACGCACattgtttttatgtacataatacaatatgtgctgaattttaatattttattataacatgaatttaaattttcagtgaAGAAGGAGTCTACTATTTGTCGACAAACAGCGAGTCACCGTTTGCTAAAGGTCCCAAAAAGAAATGTACTCAGAAATGGTGGTTTTTTACAGTGTGTTAAGTATCGATTTTAACGTATTGAAATAATGCAGTTCTATGatcttttgtataataaattattttcaaattgaaaaataaaagttatttaaaaaaagtgttCATTTATTGGAAAAAATTCGGAAGATTGattgaaatcaaatttttaagcaatttatattcaaaatacttgtgaaattataataaaacatttgaatataatttcaaaacgtTTAAATGTAAACATAAGAATAGACTTTATGAAAGATAAAAATAACGTGTTATTGGAATTAAAAAGTTTATTCATtaatttaggtattgtaaatatttaacatGCATGTTTTTAATTGCACACGGTCATATCTATATAGGcaattaaatgataaaatattctaAGAAGAAAACTAGTATAAAAGCGAAAGTGAAAGTCAATGTATTCGCAGTAGATATAAAGAAATTTAATGTGCAAAATGAGTGTCATATTTATTTGCTTCATTTTCGGTAAGTTTATagcatttttttgtatgtattttacattataataattacttatacgtattatatttatagtttctGTTTCGGCATCGAACTCTTACATAGATGAATCGGAAATTTCCGCCAATATTTTCGTGGTTGAAAAATTCACTGCTGGCTTTCAATACTTTAGAAGGTATAAAGAGATTACACAAATTTGTAGATGTAATTACttcttataaattatttaatttagatcGACCAGAGAACTTTCACTACTGACTACAGGCGATGTAGCTAAATTGCAAACGTCGGGATTCAATTTTAACACTCGGACTGTATTTTTAGTACATGGATTTAAAGGAGTGGGAAACGATGAGATTTATAAAATCAAAGacggtaaatatgtatatgaatttttgatATGTATACTTTCAATCGATCTTTTTATATATTGACTGTTGTAATTTTCTATTAATTCTAGCTATACTATCAAAATGGGATGTCAACGTAATATTTGTGGAATGGGTTGAGGCAGCTAAAGAATTTTATCCGATTGTTCAATCTAGAATAGATGATATAGCGATACAAGTCGctaattttgtagattttttaacAGATCAAAACTATTCAATTGACAATGTGCATTTTGTTGGATTTAGTCTTGGTGCACATTTATCAGGATTGGTAGGCAGGCGAGTGAGAAATGGAAGGATTCATAGCATTATCGGTAATATTTGGTAATTAATCAATAGTTCTATGTTAATTATATGTGtttcaaattgatttatttatgtac
Encoded here:
- the LOC143917565 gene encoding pancreatic lipase-related protein 2-like; protein product: MKAVFVCFFLIFCKAQCTPIQEKEFEIIKFVDEKGILRVIDLNDDTPPTVRFDPEVDIEYGVYTRKNPTTPQIFKKRDEASLAATNFDATKPVKITIHGWTGDAESGVNTVVGPAFLEAVDVNIVAVDWSNGSSGGYTQSVRNVPGAGQSVADMINWLNSLGVPYSNIHILGHSLGAHVVGFAGRLSNGTIEYITGLDPASPSWTSSSERLRRTDAKYVEIIHTNIGQLGLLDAIGHNDFYPNGGVQMPGCDGNLYCSHYRSWEYMADSLDHEKFMANRCNDVNEITNGNCANLGKLYMGGSKIKPGDGGIYALKTNAEKPYYIE
- the LOC143917819 gene encoding lipoprotein lipase-like; this translates as MNRQSSILIVTLLGVIGSAKSEEKSLRFIQFPDETGILHWIDLENDNLPQHKFNPEDDIKYLLHSRGSGQNPEEFFKGNNDSIFATKFDSRKPVKISIHGWTGDGENENNKVLVDAFLSAMDVNVIVIDWGIGASADYVTSARYVPLVGAKVGELIDWLNILGVPFSNFHVLGHSLGGHIAGISGRSATRGKVEYISGMDPAFPLWGSNSERIRASDGKYVEISHTNGGLSGLMEPIGHTDFYPNGGVVMPGCSTIDVRCSHNRAYHYMADSIDHERFMADKCNSVEEISSNTCANVGKLHMGGAKTKLGSQGIYALKTNAEKPYYQG